ACGAAGACATCGACGTCGCTCGCTCGGTCGGCCTCTCCCCGTGCCACGCTCCCGAAACAGACGATCCCGACGGTGGACGATAGCTCCTCGTCTATTCGGTCTGCGAATCGCCGGAGCGGTTCCCGGAACTCCGCCTGCGGGATCTCGAGCAACGGATCGTCGACCTCGTGTAGCCGTCGCTCGTCGATCCGGTAGAGCGTCTTGTTACCAACGTCGCGCCTGACGATCAATCCCATTGCCTCGAGCAGCGAGAGTGCCTTCGAGACGCTGGGGCCGCCGAATCCGGTAAGTTCTTGTAAGTCCCGGTTCCCGAACTCGTCGGTCGGGTTCCGCGCGAGGATCTCGAGGATGTCGTCCATCGCCTCGTACCTGAAGATCTGCTCGTCCGGTAGCGGCAGTCGCACTTCAATGTCCATTCGTTATGCCTCATATAACGAGTTACATAACATATAACGTTTTCATGATCGAGTTCTGGCGCGCAGAGGCTGCGTGATCGTGTCAACTGCCCCGCGCACGGTGGCGTGGGGCTTGTCAGTGAACTCGGCCTCTGCCGACGGTTAGTCGGACGGGACAAATCCCCGGTTTGGGGTTCACGAGAGCGAGCTCTCGTACAGCCCATCAGGTTTCTACGAAACCTGAGGACGTCACCGTTCCTGACTTCAGGGCGAGTTGACTGTCGCCCGTCCGCCGAGACGACTGTAGGCTCCGACGGACGTACCGCCACCCAACATTCTTCGCACCCACGCAATCTGCATTCTGAGTCGCACCGCACGACTCACACTCAAACTCCGCCTGTCGCACTCGGTTCCCCTCGCTCGTATGCCCACACTCGGGGCACCGACGGCTCGTATTCTTCGGATTTACAAACTCGACGCTAATCCCTTCGGCTTCAGCCTTGTACTCCACGAGGTCAACAAGTTGCCGGTGCGCCCACTGATGAAACTCTTTGACGGGCGGCGCACGTTCTCGAATGTGTTTTAGCTTCTCGAACGCGATGTACTCGCAATCGTGTGTCCGTGCTTCTTCGAGAATCCGGTTACGACTTGATGGAGTTGGTCACGAAGATACCGTGACTCCCTACCGCTCATCTACTGAATTGTCCGATGGGCGGATTGTGTGCCGGTCTGCTGAAGTTGCCGCGAATCCGCTCGAACTTCCGGTGCCGGTGCCTGAGTTCTCTCCCCGATGCGAAGTACGCTGTACTCGTGGTGGCGATGTTGACGATGCCGAGGTCAACGCCGAGAACTGTCCTGTCCTCGTCGTGATGAATAAACTGAGCGGCCGAAAGCGTAGGAAGATCCCAAGTGGTCAATCCTCCGTGCCAAAAATCAGGCTGCTATCACCACATCTGTCGAGTTCTCACTTGTGGAACTCGCCTACGAGATAGTCAGTGCTGAGTTCATATCTTTGATCGTAGTGGGGAAAGCAGACACCGTTTATCGCCATCGATAATGTCGGCGAGACGTTAGACAGACCGTTGACGCTAGTGTTTTGTGTGTGCACTACGTACGTACAAGCGTATGTCGGAAGCTGGCGCTAACAATGGTGACCCCGAGATCGAACGAATCAATCTTCGCATTTCGCGGTCGTTTCGCGAAGTGATCGACGAGACATGGCGCGAGCGAGGTTTTAATAGCCGAAGTGAGTTCATCCGATACGCACTCCGTGAGTCAGTAAACCATCCCGAGGGTGCTGGATTCTGGAAAGACCTCGCAGTTAGCGAGGCACAGTTTGATGACGGAGACGCTCGCTCGAGTGACGAGATCAAAGCAGAGTATGGGCTCGACGAGGAGTGACGACGATTGGTCGTGGGTTTTTTCGCCACGAGCTGAAGACCAGTTTGCACAGCTGGATCCAGAAACGCAAGAGCGGCTCATCTCCAAACTGGATGACGTTGTCTCCTCAGAATGGCGTGAGCCTGCTGACTTCCTCGAACCGTTAACCAATTCCCCATTCCAAAAGCTTCGAGTAGGGACCTATCGGGTTGGCTGTCGGCTAGTGCATGAGGAGCGCATTTTGCGTGTTGAGAGCGTTCGAAAACGTGACGGGGCATATACTGCTGACGACTGACACCACCATTATTTCCGTATAGAACCACTCGTAACTATTCGATAGTGCACTACCGATATGCAGCAGGACGCCTACGACGTGACGGCTGCCGACAGTTCGGTGTGCTGTGGGTGTCCGAGTTCGGATCGGCGTCCGAACGCTACTGCTCGAGTCCGTCCCGGATCGCCTCGAGGTCGTCCTCGATCGCTTGGCGAACCTCGAGTGCCTCGTCGACGGTCACGGCGTCGAAGGTGACGCTCTCGTGGGTGCGTCGCTGTGCGAGCAGGTCGCGGTCGGCGCTGATCACGGTTCCGACGGTGGCGTAGCCGCCGCCGGTCACGGCGTCGCGCATCAGGACGATCGGCTTCTGTGGGAGCTGGATGGAGCCGATCGGGTAGCCGACGTCGACCACGTTCGACGGATCGGTCCCCGCGCCGAAGGGCTGCTCGCGTTCGACGAACTCGAGTTCGGGCCCCTCGAGGCGGTAGCCGACGCGGTCGGCTTCGGGCGTCACCGTCCACTCGACGTCACATAGCCGCTCGCGGCTCTCGTCCGTTAGCCGGTAGTCACAGAGGCCGACGACGACGCGGACGCTGTCCGTCGTGAAGTCCCGGAGGTGTTCCTCGGGAGCGCTGTTCCCGACGACGGCCTCGAGATCTGTCCCGTTGTCGGCGACGGCGAGTTCGTCCCCTTCCTCGAGCGTTCGCCCTTCGTGGCCGCCGATGCCGACCAGCGTGTACGTCGAGCGACTCTCCATCACTTCCGGAACGTCGATGCCGCCGGTCACGGCGAGGTAGGTGCGTGCACCCTCGGTCGCAAACTCCATCTCGAGTTCCTGGCCAGCCTCGACGCGAACCGCCTCATGCATCGGGACGGCCTCCCCATCGATGCGGGCGGGCATCTTTGCGCCGGCGAGCGCGACGACGGCGTCCTCCTCGAATCGGACGTTCGCTCCCGCGTAGGTCATCTCGAGGGTCGCCGCGTCGGGGTCGTTGCCGACGAGGGCGTTGGCCACCTCGTGGGAGAACTGGTCCATCGCGCCCGACGGAGGCATTCCGATGTGGTACTGGCCGAATCGGCCGAGATCCTGGACGGTCGTCGAGATGCCGCCGTCCGTAATTTCGATCATCCGGCGAGCACCCCCATGAGCCGCTCGTTGTACTCGTGTGGCGCTTCGAAGAACTCCTCGGGTGTGAACTCCACGTCTTCGATCGTGTACTCGTAGGTGCCGGCTTCGACTTCCTCGCGGATGGCGTCGTACTCCTCGCGGTCGATGCGTCGGTAGGTCAGGATGTCACCGGGGTTGGGAAAGACCATCGAGTCTTCGAAGGCGGGCAGTTCCTGGTCGATGTCGAGCACTTCGATCGGCGTCCGGCCGTACAGCTGGTAGCCGCCCGCCCCCTGGACGGGATAGACGACCGAGAACGCACCGCCGAAGCCCACAGCACGGCTGGGCGTGTCGGTCCGCGGCTGGACGTACTTGGGAACTTCCATCTGTTCGCTCTTCGGTACCATCTGGAAACACCACGGCAGGCCAGGGACGAAGCCGACCATCGTCACCATGTGCGGCGCGCCGACGAACGCGTCGAGAAACGCCTCGACGGAGTCGAAGCCGTTGATGCGCGCGGAGTACTCGAGGTCCGTCGCGTCGGGGTCCTGGTGGCGATCCCGGAAGTTCATGAGCGTCTCGTGAGTCCACGGGTCGTCGAACAACACCGGCACCTCGACGATGCGTGTCTCCCAGGAGTACTCCGAGATGTCGGTCTCGGCGGCGATCTCTTTTAATTCGTCGACCATCGTCTCGGGGTGGATCACGTCGGGATCGAACCGCACCATGTACGAGGCGTTGGCGGGACAGATCTCGGTGACGCCCTCGAGGTCGCGGTCCCGGATCTGCTGGGTGATCGCCATCGCCTGGAAGTTGGCGTCGAAACTCATCGCCTCGTCGAGTTCGACGAAGACGTGGTCGTCGCCCCCGAACTCGTATCGCGGCTCCGGGAGGTCCGTCCGCTCGATTCGTTCTCCTGTCATCAGTCTGTGACAGAAGACACCATGGCTACGCTTAACGGTGCCGGTCGTGATGGAGGCGGCGACGTCGCGTCTGGTCGCCCTCGAGGTCCACGTTCGTTTCCGTCGTACTCGTGGCGGACCTGCAGGGACGGACAGTCGGTTCAATAGGCACCTGTCTAATACTATCTTAGATAGGATACTATTAAACAATGTTTAGAATAGGAACCTATTGCAGACAAACACTACGAGTGGCTATCGGACCTGTGTAACTGCTGAACCCGCTTTTCCACCCACTCGAGAACGTCGAACAAGACGCCGAGATGGTGGTTCGACTCGAGTGGCGACGGTTCCGCAGGTGAAGCAGCATCCGGCGGCGGATGGAAGTGTTCTCGGGGTGCGTCTGGCTTTGGATGACGGCCCCATTGACACTGCCAGGTTTCGTCCTCGCGATACTCGAGATAGTGAACGGTGTAGTCACCGCCGACGAACCACCGGACGTCGACTCGAACACCGCTCACGTCGACTGGATACTGTTCCCTATCTACCCGGAGTTCGAGAACGCGTGGTGATATCGTATCGGGTCGAAAGTCCCAGTCCGAAACGAGCGGATGCGTGGTCGCACGCCGTGCAAGCACCTCGAGTGTCGGGACGTCGAGTGGCCCACTCGGGGCTTCTTCTCGTTCGGTCACAGCTCAAACCCGTGCTCGATCATTGTTGGACGACTCGGCTCGCTGGACGGCGCGTTTCAGGAGCGTAATATCTCGCCGGGTCGTCCGCCATTCCGTAAGGTCTTCCCACCGATCGTGAAGTTCTTCGTGACTCTCGTCTGGATCATCAGCGACGACGACGGCGTCTGGATCGGGGACACCGTATTTCTCCTGAAATCCCTGGTCTGCTTCGAGGAGTTCCTCGAGACGAGCCCGAAGGTCACTCGTGTTGTGTTCACGTGCAAGCGTCTCCACGCGCTTCCATCGGAAGTACGACGGATTTCGTCGGTACAGTGCCGGTCGCGCCGTCGCTCGCTCTGCAATCCCCATCTCGACGAGCTGTTCGAGCGCCTGGCGAGCGCCGTTTTCGGAACAGTCCGCCCACTCCGCGAACTGTTGTGCGGAAGCAGTGTTCGTGGTCCCCACGAGAACGTCGTATATCCGTTGAAACGTCGTCCGGTCTGCACTCCACTGCGCTGCTGGATCGTCCGACGGCCCAGATCGTTTTGTCATGTGTCCCCTTTCGGCAGCAAAGCATATATTATTGCTTCACCTCAGATATCTGTGTCTCACTCTGTTGAAATCCGCAGTTGTTGATACAAATAGCGTGCTGACTCGATGGAAATTCTGCTATCCCATGAGAGCGTGAAACAAGTATGGGACGCAAGAGACCGAGCTGTATTCCGTGCCTGAGAGCACGTGGTGCTGACTGGTCCGAGTGCGTAGGAAGCCGAGTCCTGGGCATCACAGCCCGACTGCCGCTCCTGGCGGCAGTCGGGAAAGCCCGTATAGGTGAATCTCCGTTTCACGCACCGGCGTTCCAAGGTGAGTCCAATGTTCATTGGAATCGACGTACACAAGCGGTACTCACAAATCGCAGTATTGGACGAAAACGGTGAGATCGTCGAAGAGGTTCGCGTCGAAAACGCGAACCTCGACGACTTTGCCCAGCAGTACGCTGGGTCCAAAGCCGCGCTTGAAGCGACCAGCAATTACTACCATATCCATGATACTCTTTCAGAGTATCTGGA
Above is a genomic segment from Natribaculum luteum containing:
- a CDS encoding biotin-dependent carboxyltransferase family protein; its protein translation is MIEITDGGISTTVQDLGRFGQYHIGMPPSGAMDQFSHEVANALVGNDPDAATLEMTYAGANVRFEEDAVVALAGAKMPARIDGEAVPMHEAVRVEAGQELEMEFATEGARTYLAVTGGIDVPEVMESRSTYTLVGIGGHEGRTLEEGDELAVADNGTDLEAVVGNSAPEEHLRDFTTDSVRVVVGLCDYRLTDESRERLCDVEWTVTPEADRVGYRLEGPELEFVEREQPFGAGTDPSNVVDVGYPIGSIQLPQKPIVLMRDAVTGGGYATVGTVISADRDLLAQRRTHESVTFDAVTVDEALEVRQAIEDDLEAIRDGLEQ
- a CDS encoding ribbon-helix-helix domain-containing protein, whose protein sequence is MSEAGANNGDPEIERINLRISRSFREVIDETWRERGFNSRSEFIRYALRESVNHPEGAGFWKDLAVSEAQFDDGDARSSDEIKAEYGLDEE
- a CDS encoding DUF7342 family protein — protein: MTKRSGPSDDPAAQWSADRTTFQRIYDVLVGTTNTASAQQFAEWADCSENGARQALEQLVEMGIAERATARPALYRRNPSYFRWKRVETLAREHNTSDLRARLEELLEADQGFQEKYGVPDPDAVVVADDPDESHEELHDRWEDLTEWRTTRRDITLLKRAVQRAESSNNDRARV
- a CDS encoding ArsR/SmtB family transcription factor; the protein is MDIEVRLPLPDEQIFRYEAMDDILEILARNPTDEFGNRDLQELTGFGGPSVSKALSLLEAMGLIVRRDVGNKTLYRIDERRLHEVDDPLLEIPQAEFREPLRRFADRIDEELSSTVGIVCFGSVARGEADRASDVDVFVLVDDDDELVAARRTASDVARDLEEERIDGQRYEFEVFVESPESARRRGEDLRPIFQEGIALSESETLRRVKRDLFGDVVE
- a CDS encoding 5-oxoprolinase subunit B family protein, whose translation is MTGERIERTDLPEPRYEFGGDDHVFVELDEAMSFDANFQAMAITQQIRDRDLEGVTEICPANASYMVRFDPDVIHPETMVDELKEIAAETDISEYSWETRIVEVPVLFDDPWTHETLMNFRDRHQDPDATDLEYSARINGFDSVEAFLDAFVGAPHMVTMVGFVPGLPWCFQMVPKSEQMEVPKYVQPRTDTPSRAVGFGGAFSVVYPVQGAGGYQLYGRTPIEVLDIDQELPAFEDSMVFPNPGDILTYRRIDREEYDAIREEVEAGTYEYTIEDVEFTPEEFFEAPHEYNERLMGVLAG